From the Alkalibacter rhizosphaerae genome, one window contains:
- a CDS encoding helix-hairpin-helix domain-containing protein has product MDKLWEKLKTLPVVYLPLVLIIALGIFFLIGRDRDLPVVLEEPPSEQVSENLLEDEVAENEDEELETEIPEEIFVHVSGQVNRPGVVCLPSGARVYEALEMAGGMNADGDLESINLAAVLLDQQKVVVGSLKQRLAQGETVPIGEIMPEEPIMPADDGKININTATKDQLESLPGIGPVIADHIVSYRQANGGFKNIEEIKNVHRIGEATFANIKELIGVR; this is encoded by the coding sequence ATGGATAAATTGTGGGAAAAACTTAAAACGCTGCCTGTAGTGTATCTGCCGCTGGTTTTGATCATTGCTTTGGGAATTTTTTTTCTGATTGGAAGAGATCGCGATCTTCCGGTGGTGTTGGAAGAACCGCCGTCAGAGCAGGTTTCGGAAAATTTGTTGGAAGATGAAGTCGCAGAGAATGAAGATGAGGAATTGGAGACGGAAATTCCTGAAGAAATTTTCGTGCACGTTTCCGGACAAGTCAACCGTCCGGGAGTCGTTTGCCTTCCCAGCGGGGCCAGGGTATATGAAGCGTTGGAAATGGCCGGTGGAATGAATGCCGATGGAGACTTGGAGAGCATTAATCTTGCAGCGGTATTGTTGGATCAGCAAAAGGTGGTGGTGGGGAGTTTGAAGCAGCGGCTGGCCCAGGGAGAAACGGTGCCGATTGGAGAAATCATGCCGGAAGAGCCCATAATGCCTGCAGATGATGGAAAGATCAACATAAATACGGCGACGAAGGATCAACTGGAGTCGCTGCCGGGGATCGGTCCGGTCATTGCCGATCACATTGTTTCTTATCGGCAAGCCAACGGCGGGTTCAAAAACATTGAAGAAATAAAAAATGTTCATCGCATCGGGGAAGCCACCTTTGCCAATATCAAAGAGTTGATCGGGGTACGCTGA